The Pseudostreptobacillus hongkongensis genome segment TATATAGTTAAATCAAAGCTTTCAGAAAAGAGTATCATAATAGTAGATGAAATACTATCAAATCTTGATGAGGAAAATTCTTTAAATGTCGAAAATATGTTATTGTCTTTAAAAGATAAAACAATAATATATATATAGCTCATAATTATAATATTGAATATTTAGAAATATATGATATGGTTATAAAGTTAATATAAAATAATAAAAGCAGCAAGATTTTAAGTTTTGCTGCTTTTTATTAAAATAACATACTAATTAATGAAAGTATTGCTAATCCTGCTTGTTTGAAGATAATTTTTGGATCACTAGTTATAGCACCATAAGCTGCAACTAATACTACATATATCATTAATATAGTATTCCATTCTTTACTAGGTATAATAAATAATGATATTAAAATAAGTATTGCAATTAATCCGTTATAAACACCTTGATTTTTAAAAAGGGTATTTACAGATTTTCTTTCAAGTTCGTCCTTTGACATATTAAATACTCTAGAAGTTGAATCACTTGTTGTAGCAAAAGTTTCAAGATACATAATATATAGATGTTCAAGTGCAACTAAAGTAGATAATATTATTGTTAATAATGACATTTTTTCTCCTATTAATATAAAGATAATATTTAATAATATCAATTTCTTAAATATTTGTCTAGAATAATAATTTTCATTTTAAAATCTAAGGGATATATAATTTAAAATAATGTAAAAAAAAAATAATTAGTGTTATTATTATCGTATAAAATTAATAAAGGAGAAATAGAAATGAAAAAATTATTTTTAATAGCATTAACAATTGCAGCACTTGTTAGTTGTTCAGCGGTAAATTCTAAAATGGAAAAAAAAGAAAAAGAGGAAGTTGTAAACCAAAAAGTTGAAGAATATTCTGTTAATTTAATGGCTGAAAACGGTGCTTTAGTGAGCTTAAAAATTAAAGGTGACGATGCAGTTGCTATGTTTAATAATCAATCTGTTATGTTAAAAAGAATGGTAACAGCATCTGGAGAAGGATTTAAAAATGAAGATGGATCTGTACAAGTTGGATTAAAAGGTAATGAGGGATATATAGAGTTAAGTGGAACTCTTTATCCATTAATGGATGTAAATAGTGTTGTTAAAAAAGAAGAAGTTAAGGAAGTTGTAGTAAATAACTACAAAGATGAAAAAGGTTTAGGATATGATTTACTTGTTGTACGTTATTCAAACGATACAGCATACGTAAGATTAAATGGTCAAGAAGGAACTTTAAAAAGAGAAGTAAGTGCTTCAGGGGAAGCGTATGTATCAGAGGATAAAAAAGTATATTTAGGAATAAAAGGAAATGAAGCATATTTAGAAATAAATGGAACAGGAATTTCATTTAAAGATACAGGGACTAAATCAAAAGATTTTGCTAAAGAAGCAGCTAAAGTAAGTACAATAGTATATAACTTTAAAAAAGGAAATTCTAAAATTCTTTTAGTAATGGCACCAGAAGTTGAAAATGGATTCTTAAGATTAGATGGTAAAGAATACGATATGTTTAGAACTAAAACAGCATCAGGAGTAGCATATACTACTAAAGATAAGAGAATAAAGGTAACTGTAAAAACTGAGAATAATAAACCTACTGCATACCTTGAAGTTGAAGGTAAAAAAATACAAGAATATATGGATAATGGAACTAATTCATTAGAATATGGGAAATAGATATAAATAATAGATAAAAACATATGCCCAGAGACAATATAATGTTATT includes the following:
- a CDS encoding DUF1304 domain-containing protein → MSLLTIILSTLVALEHLYIMYLETFATTSDSTSRVFNMSKDELERKSVNTLFKNQGVYNGLIAILILISLFIIPSKEWNTILMIYVVLVAAYGAITSDPKIIFKQAGLAILSLISMLF
- a CDS encoding MliC family protein, yielding MKKLFLIALTIAALVSCSAVNSKMEKKEKEEVVNQKVEEYSVNLMAENGALVSLKIKGDDAVAMFNNQSVMLKRMVTASGEGFKNEDGSVQVGLKGNEGYIELSGTLYPLMDVNSVVKKEEVKEVVVNNYKDEKGLGYDLLVVRYSNDTAYVRLNGQEGTLKREVSASGEAYVSEDKKVYLGIKGNEAYLEINGTGISFKDTGTKSKDFAKEAAKVSTIVYNFKKGNSKILLVMAPEVENGFLRLDGKEYDMFRTKTASGVAYTTKDKRIKVTVKTENNKPTAYLEVEGKKIQEYMDNGTNSLEYGK